One region of Eulemur rufifrons isolate Redbay chromosome 1, OSU_ERuf_1, whole genome shotgun sequence genomic DNA includes:
- the SMIM39 gene encoding small integral membrane protein 39, with protein MARAPQPRRGPTAPGSALRALLRCNLPPGAQRVVVPAVLVFLVLINVVLIVLLAFR; from the coding sequence ATGGCCAGGGCCCCGCAGCCCCGGCGCGGCCCCACGGCGCCCGGGAGCGCCCTGCGCGCCCTGCTGCGCTGCAACCTGCCGCCCGGCGCCCAGCGCGTGGTGGTGCCCGCCGTGCTGGTGTTCCTCGTCCTCATCAACGTCGTGCTGATAGTCCTGCTGGCCTTCCGCTGA
- the LOC138387073 gene encoding rho guanine nucleotide exchange factor 4, with translation MDDQELGFKAGDVIEVMDATNREWWWGRVADGEGWFPASFVRLRVNQDEPADDEAPRPGDGGDGDCGAEAQSSKDQMRTNVINEILSTERDYIKHLRDICEGYLRQCRKRADMFSEEQLRTIFGNIEDIYRCQKAFVKALEQKFNRERPHLSELGACFLEHQADFQIYSEYCNNHPNACVELSRLAKLSKYVYFFEACRLLQKMIDISLDGFLLTPVQKICKYPLQLAELLKYTHPQHRDFRDVEAALHAMKNVARLINERKRRLENIDKIAQWQSSIEDWEGEDLLVRSSELIYSGELTRVTQPQAKSQQRMFFLFDHQLIYCKKDLLRRDVLYYKGRLDMDSLEVADLEDGKDRDLHVSVKNAFRLHCGTTGDSHLLCTRKPEQKQRWLKAFAREREQVRLDQETGFSITELQRKQAMLNASKQQATGKPKAVGRPCYLTRQKHPALPSSRPQPQVLVLAEPRRKPSTFWHSISRLAPFRK, from the exons ATGGACGACCAGGAACTGGGCTTCAAAGCTGGGGATGTCATCGAAGTGATGGATGCCACCAACAGAGAGTGGTGGTGGGGCCGAGTCGCTGACGGCGAGGGGTGGTTTCCGGCCAGCTTCGTGCGG CTGCGGGTGAACCAGGACGAGCCCGCGGACGACGAAGCCCCGCGGCCCGGGGACGGCGGGGACGGGGACTGCGGGGCGGAGGCGCAGAGCAGCAAGGACCAGATGCGCACCAACGTCATCAATGAGATCCTCAGCACCGAGCGGGACTACATCAAGCACCTGCGGGACATCTGCGAG GGCTACCTCCGGCAGTGCCGCAAGCGCGCGGACATGTTCAGCGAGGAGCAGCTGCGCACCATCTTCGGGAACATCGAGGACATCTACCGGTGCCAGAAGGCGTTCGTGAAGGCCCTGGAGCAGAAGTTCAATCGCGAGCGCCCGCACCTGAGCGAGCTGGGCGCCTGCTTCCTGGAGCAC CAAGCAGACTTCCAGATCTACTCCGAGTACTGCAACAACCACCCCAACGCCTGCGTGGAGCTCTCCCGGCTGGCCAAGCTCAGCAAGTACGTGTACTTCTTTGAGGCCTGCCGGCTGCTGCAGAAGATGATCGACATCTCCCTGGATGGCTTCCTGCTGACCCCGGTGCAGAAGATCTGCAAGTACCCTCTGCAGCTGGCCGAGCTGCTCAAGTACACACACCCCCAGCACAG GGACTTCAGGGATGTCGAAGCTGCTTTGCATGCCATGAAGAATGTGGCCCGGCTCATCAATGAACGGAAACGGAGACTTGAAAACATTGACAAGATTGCTCAGTGGCAGAGCTCCATTGAGGACTGGGAG GGGGAAGATCTCTTGGTCAGGAGCTCGGAACTCATCTACTCGGGGGAGCTGACTCGAGTTACCCAGCCTCAAGCTAAGAGCCAGCAGagaatgttctttctctttgaccaCCAGCTTATCTACTGTAAGAAG GACCTGCTCCGCCGGGACGTGCTGTACTACAAGGGCCGGCTAGACATGGACAGCCTGGAGGTGGCAGACCTGGAGGACGGGAAGGACAGAGACCTCCACGTGAGCGTCAAGAACGCCTTCAGGCTGCACTGTGGCACCACGGGGGACAGCCACCTGCTGTGCACCAGGAAGCCCGAGCAGAAGCAGCGCTGGCTCAAGGCCTTTgccagggagagggagcaggTGCGGCTGGACCAGGAGACAG GCTTCTCCATCACCGAGCTGCAGAGGAAGCAGGCCATGCTGAACGCCAGCAAGCAGCAGGCCACCGGGAAGCCCAAGG CTGTTGGCCGGCCCTGCTATCTGACGCGCCAGAAGCACCCGGCACTGCCCAGCAGCCGGCCCCAGCCGCAGGTCTTGGTGCTGGCAGAGCCCAGGCGGAAGCCGTCCACCTTCTGGCACAGCATCAGCCGGCTGGCCCCCTTCCGCAAGTGA